In a single window of the Clarias gariepinus isolate MV-2021 ecotype Netherlands chromosome 16, CGAR_prim_01v2, whole genome shotgun sequence genome:
- the LOC128544667 gene encoding somatostatin receptor type 2-like isoform X2, which yields MTGNKMSSSMDLMKFPSSLPNFSETFMYESFILGNYSDESLRNVTDQSFTNTSTVVITFIYFVVCAVGLSGNTLVIYVILRYAKMKTVTNIYILNLALADVLFMISLPFIAIQLALVHWPFGAVLCRVVMTMDSLNQFTSIFCLMVMSIDRYLAVVHPIKSTKWRKPRMAKAINLAVWGVSMLVNLPIIIYSCLITKPGGCFCTIVWPEPQEVYYTAFMFYTFFLGFFLPLMVICLCYLLIIIKVKASGIRVSSSKRKRSERKVTRMVSIVVAVFVFCWLPFYVFNVTSVTGTIRTTPILRSTFAFVVVLGYANSCANPILYAFLSDNFKKSFQNVLCLKKVGGLDETEYSDSRQDKTRMNPSETQSTLLNGELQTSI from the coding sequence AATGAAATTTCCATCCTCACTTCCGAACTTTTCAGAAACTTTCATGTATGAGAGCTTTATACTGGGCAATTATTCAGATGAAAGCTTGAGGAATGTCACTGACCAAAGCTTCACCAACACCAGCACTGTggttattacttttatttactttgtaGTTTGTGCTGTAGGGCTTAGTGGCAATACACTTGTTATTTATGTAATCTTGCGTTATGCCAAGATGAAGACTGTCACCAACATCTACATCCTCAATTTGGCTTTGGCTGATGTGCTTTTTATGATCAGCCTGCCCTTCATTGCCATCCAGTTAGCCCTGGTTCACTGGCCCTTTGGGGCAGTGTTGTGTCGTGTTGTCATGACTATGGATTCTTTAAATCAGTTCACCAGTATATTCTGCTTGATGGTAATGAGCATTGACAGATACTTGGCAGTGGTACATCCTATTAAGTCCACCAAATGGAGGAAGCCTCGAATGGCCAAGGCCATCAACTTGGCAGTGTGGGGAGTCTCTATGTTGGTCAACTTGCCTATCATCATCTACAGCTGTTTGATCACTAAGCCAGGTGGTTGTTTTTGCACTATTGTATGGCCTGAGCCACAGGAAGTCTATTATACAGCCTTCATGTTCTACACTTTCTTTCTGGGCTTTTTTCTGCCTTTAATGGTCATTTGCCTATGCTACCTACTCATCATTATCAAAGTAAAAGCATCTGGGATACGGGTGAGCTCCTCCAAACGGAAGCGCTCAGAAAGGAAGGTGACACGCATGGTATCCATTGTAGtggctgtgtttgtgttttgctgGCTTCCATTTTATGTCTTTAATGTGACATCTGTGACTGGTACTATTAGGACCACACCGATCTTAAGAAGCACCTTTGCCTTTGTCGTGGTGCTGGGATATGCTAATAGCTGTGCCAATCCCATTCTCTATGCCTTCTTGtcagataattttaaaaagagctTCCAGAATGTTTTATGCCTGAAAAAAGTTGGTGGACTGGATGAGACTGAGTATAGTGACAGTAGGCAAGATAAGACACGAATGAACCCTAGTGAAACTCAAAGCACCCTACTGAATGGAGAACTACAGACCAGTATctaa
- the LOC128544667 gene encoding somatostatin receptor type 2-like isoform X1 → MSFFLFFLNQNSRDNMEVGKVSHSRMTGNKMSSSMDLMKFPSSLPNFSETFMYESFILGNYSDESLRNVTDQSFTNTSTVVITFIYFVVCAVGLSGNTLVIYVILRYAKMKTVTNIYILNLALADVLFMISLPFIAIQLALVHWPFGAVLCRVVMTMDSLNQFTSIFCLMVMSIDRYLAVVHPIKSTKWRKPRMAKAINLAVWGVSMLVNLPIIIYSCLITKPGGCFCTIVWPEPQEVYYTAFMFYTFFLGFFLPLMVICLCYLLIIIKVKASGIRVSSSKRKRSERKVTRMVSIVVAVFVFCWLPFYVFNVTSVTGTIRTTPILRSTFAFVVVLGYANSCANPILYAFLSDNFKKSFQNVLCLKKVGGLDETEYSDSRQDKTRMNPSETQSTLLNGELQTSI, encoded by the coding sequence AATGAAATTTCCATCCTCACTTCCGAACTTTTCAGAAACTTTCATGTATGAGAGCTTTATACTGGGCAATTATTCAGATGAAAGCTTGAGGAATGTCACTGACCAAAGCTTCACCAACACCAGCACTGTggttattacttttatttactttgtaGTTTGTGCTGTAGGGCTTAGTGGCAATACACTTGTTATTTATGTAATCTTGCGTTATGCCAAGATGAAGACTGTCACCAACATCTACATCCTCAATTTGGCTTTGGCTGATGTGCTTTTTATGATCAGCCTGCCCTTCATTGCCATCCAGTTAGCCCTGGTTCACTGGCCCTTTGGGGCAGTGTTGTGTCGTGTTGTCATGACTATGGATTCTTTAAATCAGTTCACCAGTATATTCTGCTTGATGGTAATGAGCATTGACAGATACTTGGCAGTGGTACATCCTATTAAGTCCACCAAATGGAGGAAGCCTCGAATGGCCAAGGCCATCAACTTGGCAGTGTGGGGAGTCTCTATGTTGGTCAACTTGCCTATCATCATCTACAGCTGTTTGATCACTAAGCCAGGTGGTTGTTTTTGCACTATTGTATGGCCTGAGCCACAGGAAGTCTATTATACAGCCTTCATGTTCTACACTTTCTTTCTGGGCTTTTTTCTGCCTTTAATGGTCATTTGCCTATGCTACCTACTCATCATTATCAAAGTAAAAGCATCTGGGATACGGGTGAGCTCCTCCAAACGGAAGCGCTCAGAAAGGAAGGTGACACGCATGGTATCCATTGTAGtggctgtgtttgtgttttgctgGCTTCCATTTTATGTCTTTAATGTGACATCTGTGACTGGTACTATTAGGACCACACCGATCTTAAGAAGCACCTTTGCCTTTGTCGTGGTGCTGGGATATGCTAATAGCTGTGCCAATCCCATTCTCTATGCCTTCTTGtcagataattttaaaaagagctTCCAGAATGTTTTATGCCTGAAAAAAGTTGGTGGACTGGATGAGACTGAGTATAGTGACAGTAGGCAAGATAAGACACGAATGAACCCTAGTGAAACTCAAAGCACCCTACTGAATGGAGAACTACAGACCAGTATctaa